In Gadus chalcogrammus isolate NIFS_2021 chromosome 13, NIFS_Gcha_1.0, whole genome shotgun sequence, a single genomic region encodes these proteins:
- the edem1 gene encoding ER degradation-enhancing alpha-mannosidase-like protein 1: MQWRSIVVGLVVLRLSLSCVVWLAFGLGHNVSWGFNFPLNFNLQTLDLKLFKDETEAFKGNSWSQRIPSGKYDEPRTSCPKIGEDSPQKSYMNFYDGNKDEYVKRYNTFPDTLKAQMKAQAKDMFYFGYDNYMKYAFPEDELNPIDCRGRGPDVLNPSNININDVLGNYSLTLIDTLDTLLVLGNITEFQRAVKLVIDTVSFDKDSTVQVFEANIRILGSLISSHILLTDPKHPFGDVGIEGYDNELLHMAHDLAVRLLPAFENTITGIPYPRVNLKTGVPADSINETCTAGAGSLLVEFGILSRLLGDSTFEWVARRAVRALWSLRSKETGLLGNIVNIQTGQWVGKQSGVGAGMDSFYEYLLKSYILFGEKEDYRMFQAAYESIQNHLRRGRESCNEGEGDPPLYVNVNMFSGQIMNTWIDSLQAFFPGLQVLSGDVENAICLHAFYYAIWRRYGALPERYNWQLQAPDVLFYPLRPELVESTYLLYQATKNPFYLHVGMDILQSLEKNAKVRCGYATLHHVVDKSKEDRMESFFLSETCKYLYLLFDEDNPLHKSENKYIFTTEGHIVPIDQRFREKQWEDLFPLEEGETPEDEPQNPPSNTSNCGRIPDARRFALPLKSVYMRQIDHMVGLF, from the exons ATGCAATGGAGGTCAATAGTAGTCGGTCTGGTCGTGTTGAGGCTGTCTCTCAGCTGTGTGGTGTGGCTAGCGTTTGGACTTGGACATAATGTGAGCTGGGGCTTTAACTTCCCTCTGAATTTTAACCTGCAGACTTTGGATCTTAAGCTATTCAAAGACGAAACGGAGGCTTTTAAGGGTAATTCATGGTCTCAGCGCATACCGAGTGGAAAGTATGACGAGCCAAGGACCTCCTGTCCAAAGATTGGAGAAGACTCTCCTCAGAAGTCCTACATGAACTTCTATGATGGGAATAAGGACGAATATGTCAAGCGGTACAACACCTTTCCAGATACTCTTAAAGCGCAAATGAAGGCCCAGGCAAAAGACATGTTCTATTTTGGATACGACAATTACATGAAATATGCCTTTCCTGAAGACGAGCTCAATCCAATTGATTGTCGGGGCCGAGGACCAGACGTCCTGAACCC GTCAAACATCAACATAAATGATGTTTTGGGGAACTACTCGTTGACATTGATTGACACCCTAGACACATTACTG GTCCTTGGCAACATCACAGAGTTCCAAAGGGCTGTGAAGCTGGTTATAGACACGGTGTCCTTTGATAAGGACTCCACCGTGCAGGTCTTTGAGGCAAACATCAG GATCCTGGGCAGCTTGATCTCCTCCCACATCCTACTGACCGACCCAAAGCACCCTTTTGGCGACGTTGGCATCGAAGGCTACGACAACGAGCTACTCCACATGGCCCACGACCTGGCCGTGCGCCTGCTGCCTGCCTTCGAGAACACCATCACAGGCATTCCTTACCCCAGA gtgaaccTGAAGACGGGGGTGCCGGCGGACAGCATCAACGAGACGTGCACAGCGGGCGCGGGCTCCCTGCTGGTGGAGTTCGGGATCCTGAGCCGCCTGCTGGGGGACTCCACGTTCGAGTGGGTGGCCCGGCGGGCCGTCCGGGCCCTCTGGAGCCTGAGGAGCAAGGAGACGGGCCTGCTAG GCAACATTGTAAACATCCAGACAGGCCAGTGGGTGGGCAAGCAGAGTGGCGTGGGCGCGGGCATGGACTCCTTCTACGAGTATCTCCTGAAGTCCTACATCCTGTTTGGGGAGAAGGAGGACTACAGGATGTTCCAGGCTGCCTACGAGAGCATCCAGAACCACTTGAGAAGAGG GAGAGAGTCGTGTAATGAAGGAGAGGGCGACCCACCCCTCTACGTTAACGTTAACATGTTCAGCGGGCAGATCATGAACACCTGGATCGACTCCCTGCAGGCCTTCTTCCCAGGGCTCCAG GTTCTGAGCGGCGATGTGGAGAACGCCATTTGCCTCCATGCCTTCTACTACGCCATCTGGAGGCGATACGGCGCTCTGCCGGAGCGGTACAACTGGCAGCTGCAGGCCCCCGACGTGCTGTTCTACCCCCTCAGGCCTGAGCTGGTGGAGTCCACCTACCTGCTCTACCAG GCGACAAAAAACCCGTTCTACCTTCATGTCGGAATGGATATTCTCCAAAGCCTGGAGAAAAATGCCAAAGTCAG ATGCGGATATGCAACTCTCCACCACGTCGTGGACAAGTCCAAAGAAGATCGGATGGAAAGCTTCTTCCTCAGCGAGACTTGCAAATACCTTTATCTG ctctttgatgaggacAACCCGCTGCACAAGTCTGAGAACAAGTACATATTCACCACCGAGGGCCACATCGTGCCGATAGACCAGCGCTTCAGGGAGAAACAGTGGGAGGACCTCTTCCCcttggaggagggagagacgccCGAGGATGAGCCACAGAATCCGCCTAGCAACACAAGCAAC tGTGGCCGGATCCCCGACGCGCGGCGCTTCGCTCTGCCACTGAAGAGCGTCTACATGAGGCAGATAGACCACATGGTGGGTTTGTTCTGA
- the si:ch73-361p23.3 gene encoding tumor necrosis factor receptor superfamily member 4, with protein sequence MMGFHLCCSSSPAAQGTGAFGCTPGLSTNAKMPTLVLQTSRLPLILIWTMYFNGLVIALDASFHCIKGQRVANRAKKICEQCSEGYYQPEASDSQFCVACTKCDEKRGSKEESPCSPTVNRVCRCLKGFSPSEDDSATCKCEKGSGKPMDGHEECRECGEGYFSTRIDSVCSPWTKCTDNKVRINGSKTSDVVCHDHLPPITMTPGLKTETTSLRTLHTSPPPEISTPTALPHQKAPANNTPAAVHNRKNHVIGGLVVGVVVGLLILTAVVIRCRAKEDPACKSPIKETQQEKNHLMDTV encoded by the exons ATGATGGGATTCCATCTCTGCTGTTCTTCATCTCCAGCTGCGCAAGGCACAGGTGCCTTCGGCTGTACTCCGGGTCTAAGTACCAACGCTAAGATGCCAACTTTAGTTCTGCAGACAAGCAGGCTGCCGTTGATACTCATATGGACTATGTACTTTAATGGACTTGTGATCGCTTTGGATGCCTCTTTCCATTGCATTAAAG GACAACGAGTAGCTAATCGGGCTAAAAAAATTTGTGAACAATGCAGTGAAGGTTATTATCAGCCTGAAGCCAGTGATTCCCAATTCTGTGTGGCTTGCACAAAATGCGATGAAA AACGAGGGAGTAAAGAAGAAAGCCCGTGCTCCCCCACTGTGAACAGAGTATGCCGCTGCCTTAAAGGGTTCAGTCCCAGTGAGGATGACTCTGCCACTTGCAAATGTGAAAAAGGTTCCGGGAAACCGATGGACG GTCATGAAGAGTGTCGAGAATGTGGAGAAGGCTATTTCTCCACCAGAATTGATTCAGTTTGCAGCCCATGGACGAA ATGTACAGACAACAAAGTGCGGATCAATGGCAGCAAGACATCAGATGTTGTCTGCCATGACCATTTGCCTCCTATCACAATGACCCCTGGGTTGAAGACCGAGACCACCTCCTTGAGGACACTCCATACGTCCCCGCCTCCAGAAATCAGCACACCCACAGCGTTACCTCATCAGAAGGCACCTGCCAATAACACGCCGGCTGCAGTCCACAACAGAAAAAACCATG TCATTGGGGGGCTCGTTGTTGGAGTCGTTGTTGGACTGCTTATACTGACTGCTGTGGTAATTAGATGCAGAG CGAAAGAGGACCCAGCGTGTAAAAGCCCCATCAAAGAAACCCAGCAAGAAAAAAATCATTTAATGGACACAGTATAG
- the LOC130401797 gene encoding ADP-ribosylation factor-like protein 8B-A, translating to MLTLINRLLDWLKSLFWKEEMELTLVGLQYSGKTTFVNVIASGQFCEDMIPTVGFNMRKVTKGNVTIKVWDIGGQPRFRSMWERYCRGVNAIVYMVDAADCEKVEASRNELHNLLDKPQLQGIPVLVLGNKRDLPSALDEKQLIEKMNLAAIQDREICCYSISCKEKDNIDITLQWLIQHSKSRRS from the exons ATGCTGACACTCATTAACCGGCTTTTGGACTGGCTCAAGTCTCTTTTTtggaaggaggagatggagctcACGCTAGTTGGCCTGCAGTACTCTGGGAAAACCACGTTTGTTAACGTGATCGCA TCTGGTCAGTTCTGCGAAGACATGATTCCTACCGTGGGGTTCAACATGAGAAAGGTCACCAAAGGAAACGTGACCATAAAG GTCTGGGATATCGGTGGGCAGCCCAGGTTCAGAAGTATGTGGGAGCGCTACTGCCGGGGAGTCAACGCGATTGT ATACATGGTTGACGCCGCAGATTGTGAGAAGGTGGAGGCATCCAGAAATGAGCTTCATAATTTATTAGACAAGCCTCAGCTACAAGGAATACCA GTTCTTGTACTGGGCAACAAAAGGGATCTCCCTAGCGCTCTAGATGAGAAGCAGCTTATTGAGAAGAT GAACTTGGCAGCTATTCAGGACAGAGAAATATGCTGCTACTCTATTTCCTGTAAAGAGAAAGACAACATAG ATATCACACTTCAATGGCTCATCCAGCACTCAAAATCTCGGAGGAGCTGA